A part of Methanomassiliicoccales archaeon genomic DNA contains:
- a CDS encoding Nre family DNA repair protein: MQKTDGPILFEFGGYFVEKPTRELHGRPEKSLCVLCKGSRFLCGKERCPLMLRFYAHAKTRKLIESLDLFGSSPPGVFIGRYGYPKVEIGPLVPPVLGDTSVLDTPELWIGRSIDDIVSFRFSLVRGKYRISVHDVDSPSKIVEQTRELALSVNSIGVEAKFERLPSGRIILDDEIQPFGPSADLKALNIENPKYDHRIEKAFYDTDLKAVDAVVSLYRNGVMISRIQKAFSVGAFGLKANRKFVPTRWSITAIDDIIGRALLQKTKTYHPIDEFRLYYWEQLDNRWIVLLLPTSWRYELIEAWYPNTAWNPSGKSIEIISDHEFYSGRSNYAQIGGCYYAARLAVNELLNKEKRQAGAVIFREAHPGYIMPVGVWNVRENVRAALNQKPLKFNSLKDALLQVQTKMDIPIHVWIDYSEILKDLIHQRRIDEYE; this comes from the coding sequence ATGCAAAAAACTGACGGACCAATTCTATTTGAATTCGGTGGGTACTTCGTCGAAAAACCAACCAGGGAACTGCATGGTAGGCCAGAAAAATCGCTCTGCGTTTTATGCAAAGGCTCACGTTTTCTGTGCGGCAAAGAACGATGTCCATTGATGTTAAGATTTTACGCTCACGCAAAGACAAGAAAACTGATAGAAAGTCTAGATCTATTCGGAAGTTCCCCTCCAGGTGTTTTCATAGGCAGGTATGGTTATCCAAAAGTAGAGATAGGTCCACTCGTTCCCCCTGTGCTTGGAGATACCTCAGTTCTCGATACGCCTGAACTGTGGATTGGAAGATCTATTGATGACATCGTGAGTTTCAGATTTAGCCTAGTACGTGGAAAATACAGAATCAGCGTTCATGATGTGGATTCACCATCAAAAATCGTTGAGCAAACTAGAGAGCTTGCTCTTTCGGTTAACTCTATTGGAGTTGAAGCTAAATTCGAAAGACTGCCATCTGGGAGGATTATTCTAGATGATGAAATACAACCCTTTGGCCCCTCTGCTGATTTGAAGGCTCTAAATATTGAGAATCCCAAATATGACCATAGAATAGAGAAAGCCTTTTATGATACGGATTTGAAAGCCGTTGATGCTGTGGTGAGTTTGTATCGCAATGGCGTAATGATTTCGAGGATACAGAAGGCTTTCAGCGTAGGTGCTTTTGGTTTGAAAGCAAATAGAAAATTTGTACCAACCAGGTGGAGCATCACAGCTATCGATGACATAATTGGCAGAGCTCTTCTGCAGAAAACAAAAACTTACCACCCAATCGACGAGTTCAGACTCTACTATTGGGAGCAGCTGGACAATAGGTGGATTGTGCTCTTATTGCCAACATCGTGGAGATACGAGCTTATCGAGGCTTGGTACCCCAATACCGCATGGAATCCTTCGGGAAAGAGTATAGAGATCATAAGCGATCATGAATTTTACAGCGGAAGAAGCAATTACGCTCAGATTGGCGGCTGCTACTATGCTGCACGCCTGGCAGTCAACGAGCTTCTGAATAAAGAGAAAAGGCAGGCGGGTGCTGTAATCTTCAGGGAGGCGCATCCTGGCTATATCATGCCGGTAGGGGTTTGGAATGTCAGAGAAAACGTTAGGGCTGCGTTAAATCAAAAACCTCTGAAATTCAATAGTTTAAAAGATGCGTTATTGCAGGTTCAGACTAAAATGGATATCCCTATCCATGTCTGGATCGACTACAGCGAGATACTGAAGGACTTGATACATCAGCGGAGAATCGATGAATATGAGTAA
- a CDS encoding radical SAM protein, protein MIPSKLPGIDYALNPYRGCAHGCLYCYAPYVLRINRDDWSTHIEAKINLPSLLRREIAGKSGTIGIGTVTDPYQPGESDFLITRRCLEILTRSNLRVTILTKSDLIARDVDAITKLKNVEIGITITTIDEDYALEIEPRAPPPYRRLEALRKFSQLGVDTYAMIGPILPIVTDANLDALLSEIANTGTKRIMIDKLRFRHGMEEVLALSNCMKDSHFRGLFFEKATSDSFYYKLASRISLFCRENNLLCEEAF, encoded by the coding sequence ATGATTCCCTCCAAGCTTCCGGGTATTGACTATGCCCTAAACCCTTATAGGGGATGCGCTCACGGTTGTCTTTATTGCTACGCGCCATATGTACTTAGAATCAATCGAGACGATTGGTCGACTCATATCGAGGCAAAAATTAATTTGCCATCATTGCTGAGGCGGGAAATCGCCGGAAAATCTGGAACAATAGGCATAGGCACTGTAACCGATCCTTATCAACCTGGGGAGAGCGATTTCCTAATCACGAGAAGATGTCTAGAGATTCTCACGCGATCAAATCTCAGAGTGACTATTCTCACGAAGTCTGATTTAATCGCCAGAGATGTAGACGCCATCACAAAATTGAAGAATGTTGAGATTGGAATTACAATCACTACAATAGATGAAGACTACGCACTTGAAATTGAGCCGAGAGCTCCACCACCATATAGAAGATTAGAGGCGTTGAGAAAATTTTCTCAATTGGGAGTGGACACCTATGCAATGATTGGCCCTATTCTTCCAATTGTGACTGACGCGAATTTAGACGCGCTTCTTTCAGAAATTGCAAATACTGGCACCAAGAGAATAATGATCGATAAACTGCGATTCAGACACGGTATGGAAGAAGTTCTGGCATTAAGTAATTGTATGAAGGATTCACATTTCAGAGGACTATTTTTCGAGAAAGCCACCTCGGATTCTTTTTATTACAAACTTGCCTCTAGAATATCACTTTTCTGTAGGGAAAATAATTTGCTTTGTGAAGAGGCATTCTGA